The Sphingomonas sp. HF-S4 sequence GGGCGTGACGCTCTCGGCGGGCGCCGGATCGACCAGCGCGAGATGTCCGGGCAGGACGGAGAAGGCGTTCGCCAGTTCCTGCGCGACCTGCGCCAGCCCGGTCAGGTTGCGCGTGCCGCTGTTGATCGCCACCCAGGCCTGCGTCCGCGCGAGCATCGGCGCGCCCGCGACATGCTCGATCGCCGCCTGTTCGATGCTGCAAAGCCCGTTCATCCGGGGGTGGTAGCGCGTCAGGCGTCCAGGGTGAACACCTTGTCGACGAAGCGGGCCATAGCTTGCGGCTCTGGCCCTGCGTCAGAAATCGACGACGAGCGCGGCCCGGCTGGTGGTGTCCTTGGTCTCGCGGCCGATCGGCGGCATGCTTTCGTACTGGAGCGTGTACGAGAATTGCGCCGAAAGCGGGCCGAACAGCTTGGCGAGCAGCGCCGAGCGGCTCGACACCGTGCTGTTGGCGTCCTGCAGATAGGCCGACGCATTTTGCGTCAGCGAGATCTTGGGCGAGAGCTTCCAGCCGAAATCCAGGCTGCCGCGCGCGGCGATGTTGCTCTCGGTCTTGTCGTCGATGAAGCGTGTGAGGCGATATGCCGGCCCGAGTTCGAGATCGAGCTTGACCTTGGGCGACTTGACCGCGCTGTAGCCCGCGCCGCTAGACAGCGAGACGCGGTCGTAAAAGCCCGAGAAGCGATCGCTTTCATATTGCGCGGCGCCATACATGTAGGCGCGATCGTCGAACTTCCAGTTCGGCTCATAGGCGGCGAGATAGCGCTCGCGCGTGACGATGCCGAGGCTCTCCTGGTAATCCGCCTGCAGGCGCAGCTTGTGGCGCCATTCGAGCGCCTCGCGCTTGACCTCGACCACGGCAGTGAGCCCGATATTCTCGCTGTTGCCGGTCTGCACATAGCCGCCCAGCTCGGCACGGCCCTTCACCAGATCGAAGAAGTCGGCCTCGCGGATGCGGCGATTGGCCTTCGCGACGCGATCGTTGCGCCAGTCGCTGGCTATCTTGACGACCAGGTCGGCGCTCGCGGGGTCGGCGGTCCTAGCGTATTTGACGATCACCGAGACATCGCCCTCGCTGCCCGCCGCCATTGCCGAATCGAGCATCGACTTGATCGTCGGCGGGATCACCGGGTCTTCGGCCGCGAAAGCCGCGGTATTGGCCAACAGCAGCGGCAGGGCGAAGAGCAGGGCGCGCATGCCCAACGCCCTAGTCATATTAATAGGGCGCTAAAAGGGCAGTGCGCGACGGACCGATCGTTACGCCCGACGAAGCGTTTCGAGTTCTTCGGCGAATATTTCCAGGAGTTGGCGGTAGAGGTGGCGCTTGAACGGGACGATAATGTCGGGAAGGTCGGCGGGCGCCGCCCATCGCCATGCGCGGAACTCGGGCTCGGCAGTGGCGATGTTCACATCCGCGTCTTCGCCGCTGAACCGGAACAGGAACCAGCGTTGCCGCTGGCCGCGCCACTTGCCCTTCCAAACCTTGCCGATCAGGTCATCGGGCAGGTCATAGGTCAGCTCGTCGGGCGCGGTGGCGACCAGCTCGGCATGCTCGCGCGCGACGCCGGTCTCTTCCCACAGTTCGCGCCAGGCGGCATCGAGCGGATCCTCGCCCGGATCGATCCCGCCCTGCGGCATCTGCCAGGCCTCGAGCACCGAATCGAGCCGCTGACCGACGAACACCAAGCCATCGCGATTGACCAGCATGACGCCCGCGCAGGGACGATAGGGAAGCGACTGGATATCGGTCATGCGGGGCGCCTATCACATCGCGGCAGATTCGCTAGTCGCGCCAGCTCTTGTCGGTGCGATCGACCAGCCGGACCATCGCGGCGAAGTCGGCGGCGCCGGGGCCGCCGGGCACCTGCGCCATGTGGAGGTCGCGCTGGTGGACCGCGACGACCTCGTCGGAAACCACCAGGGGCGTGCCCATGCTTGCAGTGGCGACCTGGATCTCGCAGGCGCGCTGGAGCGCCCAGTGCATGATGAACGCTTCCGGCACGGTGCGGCCCATCACCAATATGCCGTGGTTGCGCAGCAGCATCACGCGCTTTTCGCCGAGGTTTGCGAGGAGGCGCTCGCCTTCCTCGTCGCGGACGGTGACGCCCTCGAAGTCGTGATAGGCGATCTGGCCGGCGAAGTTGCAGGCATAGAAATTGACCGGCTGCAGCCCGCCCTCGACGCTGCTCACTGCCATGCCCGCGGTGGTGTGGGTATGCGCGATGCAATGCGCGTCGGGCAGGTGGCGGTGGAACAGCGCATGCTGGACGAAGCCGGCGCGGTTGACCGGATAGGGCGAGTCGTCGAGCTTGTTGCCGTCGATGTCGATCTTGACGAGGTTCGATGCCTTCACTTCGCTGAAATGCAGCCCGAACGGATTTATCAGGAACGCGCCTTCCTCGTCCGGCACCTTGAGCGTGATATGGTTGTAGATCATCTCCGACCAGCCGAGATGATCGAACACGCGATAGCAGGCGGCAAGCTGCTGACGTGCTTCCCATTCGGCTTCGGTCATCTGCGACGCGCGCAAAGCGGTGGCCATTGTACCTCTCCCAAGGCGATTTTCGGCCACTATGCCATGCCCGGGAGGGGAGCGGCAACTGCGGGGTCGTGCAGGGATCGAAATCCGCGAAGATGCGTTGCGCTGTCGCAACGATCGAGGGGAAGTCCGATATGCGCGTGCTCAGTTTGGGTCAGGGTGTCGCCCTGGCGGGGTTGGTCCTGCTGACGGCGTGCGGCGGGGGTGCCGGAGGCGGCGGCAACGACGCGGTCGCAGTCGCGGCGTCGCCCGATGCGGCCGCCAAGGTCAGCGCCTATACCGAGGCGTACAACGCGCTGATCGACACGTTCGGTCTGCCGCGGACCGCCGACGAATATAAGGAGGAGCGGATCGCCACGCGCTCGCCATCGGACAATATCTCGATCAGCAAGGGCTGGATCGATACCGCGCAGGGCAAGCTCAAGGCAGCGCGGGCGCTTCCGGGCTCGGTGGGAGTGCTCGACACGAAGGCGGAGGCGCTCGACACTGCGCTGACCAAGCTGATGGCGCGGCTCGGGCCGCTGCACGATTACTACAACACCAAGGCGTATCGCGAGGACGCACTCAAGCGCGGCAAGGCCGAGGATGCGCAGATGACCGCCGAGTTCGATGCGGCCCTGAAGGCGATGGAGGATTTCGACGCCACGCTGGTCCAGCAGCGCCGCGCCGGAGCAGAGGCCGAGCTGGCCAAGCTCAAGGCCGACGGGAACATGGTCGACTATTACAACAAGGCGATGCTGGTGCAGGCCGAGGATCTGGTCCAGCTGTTCGGAAAGCCCGAGGACCTCAAGGATCCCGCGGTATTCGCCAAGGGCGACACGATCCTGGCCTCGCTCGAGAAGTCGCTCGCCGAGCAGAAAAAGGCCGTGACCGAAGGCAAGGCCAAGGCGACCGAGCCCCTCGAGAAGAGTCGGCTCGGCGTTTCGGAGATCGTCGCCGACATGCTCGGCTCGATGATCGGCCATTATCGTCAGCTCAAGCAGTCGCATTCGGCGAGCGACGCGCAATCGATGGTCGATTCCTACAACCGTGCGGTGGGTTCGGCGAACCGCAACATCTGATGGTGCACCTCCTCTTCGCCGAGTCTCGGGTCAGCGCTGGCGCGGCGTGATGGGCGCGCCGGCGCCCGGGCGGGGAGGGGCGAAGTCCATCGCCAGATGCGCGGGCGTTGGGTTGCGGACCTTTGAGGGCCGGCCTTCACGCCGCATGCGTGCATCGGCCTCGGGCCAGCTTGGCATCGTCAGGTCGGGCTGCTCCCAATGGACGATGCTCGCCTCGTCGCACCAGTGGATCAGC is a genomic window containing:
- a CDS encoding DUF481 domain-containing protein — protein: MRALLFALPLLLANTAAFAAEDPVIPPTIKSMLDSAMAAGSEGDVSVIVKYARTADPASADLVVKIASDWRNDRVAKANRRIREADFFDLVKGRAELGGYVQTGNSENIGLTAVVEVKREALEWRHKLRLQADYQESLGIVTRERYLAAYEPNWKFDDRAYMYGAAQYESDRFSGFYDRVSLSSGAGYSAVKSPKVKLDLELGPAYRLTRFIDDKTESNIAARGSLDFGWKLSPKISLTQNASAYLQDANSTVSSRSALLAKLFGPLSAQFSYTLQYESMPPIGRETKDTTSRAALVVDF
- a CDS encoding RNA pyrophosphohydrolase — its product is MTDIQSLPYRPCAGVMLVNRDGLVFVGQRLDSVLEAWQMPQGGIDPGEDPLDAAWRELWEETGVAREHAELVATAPDELTYDLPDDLIGKVWKGKWRGQRQRWFLFRFSGEDADVNIATAEPEFRAWRWAAPADLPDIIVPFKRHLYRQLLEIFAEELETLRRA
- a CDS encoding class II aldolase/adducin family protein, with the protein product MATALRASQMTEAEWEARQQLAACYRVFDHLGWSEMIYNHITLKVPDEEGAFLINPFGLHFSEVKASNLVKIDIDGNKLDDSPYPVNRAGFVQHALFHRHLPDAHCIAHTHTTAGMAVSSVEGGLQPVNFYACNFAGQIAYHDFEGVTVRDEEGERLLANLGEKRVMLLRNHGILVMGRTVPEAFIMHWALQRACEIQVATASMGTPLVVSDEVVAVHQRDLHMAQVPGGPGAADFAAMVRLVDRTDKSWRD
- a CDS encoding DUF3829 domain-containing protein — protein: MRVLSLGQGVALAGLVLLTACGGGAGGGGNDAVAVAASPDAAAKVSAYTEAYNALIDTFGLPRTADEYKEERIATRSPSDNISISKGWIDTAQGKLKAARALPGSVGVLDTKAEALDTALTKLMARLGPLHDYYNTKAYREDALKRGKAEDAQMTAEFDAALKAMEDFDATLVQQRRAGAEAELAKLKADGNMVDYYNKAMLVQAEDLVQLFGKPEDLKDPAVFAKGDTILASLEKSLAEQKKAVTEGKAKATEPLEKSRLGVSEIVADMLGSMIGHYRQLKQSHSASDAQSMVDSYNRAVGSANRNI